In Brachypodium distachyon strain Bd21 chromosome 2, Brachypodium_distachyon_v3.0, whole genome shotgun sequence, one genomic interval encodes:
- the LOC100827662 gene encoding BSD domain-containing protein 1, with the protein MDNFFNSVFAAAAAGEEEEEEREGEEEQAASAAERDGGGDFGGGWSFGGLIKTFADEMEAQRGDHEEGEQEAAAAAVEAEEEGGGSGGGWSFGGLIKTLAEELPQREEEEAVEEEEEEEREQETEAAAAEEDLGEGDFSGGGWSFGGLMKTFASRSESVLEGYRRDLQDLGTGLRLETTVLRQAAVRAAAALPGALEAGASVASDRLESVGQAVDDLGAAAAGLLSHANEALRSVDAEGEEGDGDRSSQPSDSASGASWRSSLPSKKYTRFEAQVLALRADPTTFTEEPEDAEGFTRWQEAFNLDERKEEIDGVLRESPGLESFVERLVPSVVAYDTFWCRYFFAVDKLRQAEDVRTKLVSRAMSKEDEEELSWEVDDEEEDSNGDRKEDADTTVDKKEEQIDQPVSHEAKGHGKQTAVDGEIVVEDKETPLAARNDDSGEHNGEALIPTPSSVTGREEKTEPSDSSKESDLSVVSQPSMLEEDISWEEIEDVGDQDEKKGASPRSSSTSKAEDIRKRLNSVEDDEELSWDVDE; encoded by the coding sequence ATGGATAATTTCTTCAACTCCGTgttcgctgccgccgccgccggcgaggaagaggaagaggagcgtGAGGGCGAGGAAGAacaggcggcgtcggcggcagAGAGGGACGGAGGAGGCGATTTCGGTGGCGGGTGGAGCTTCGGTGGTCTGATCAAGACGTTCGCCGACGAGATGGAGGCGCAGAGGGGAGATCACGAAGAGGGCGAGCAAgaagcggcagcggcggcggtggaggcggaggaggagggcggcggctccggcggcgggtggAGTTTCGGTGGGCTGATCAAGACACTCGCGGAGGAGTTGCCTCAgcgggaagaggaggaggccgtggaggaggaggaggaggaggagcgtgaGCAAGAaaccgaggcggcggcggcggaggaggatttGGGGGAGGGGGATTTTTCCGGCGGCGGGTGGAGCTTCGGGGGATTGATGAAGACGTTCGCGTCTCGGTCGGAGTCGGTGCTCGAGGGCTACCGCCGCGACCTCCAGGACCTCGGCACCGGCCTCCGGCTCGAGACCACGGTCCTTCGCCAGGCCGCTGTgcgggccgccgcggcgctccCCGGCGCGCTCGAGGCCGGTGCTTCCGTCGCTTCCGACAGACTTGAGTCCGTCGGCCAGGCTGTTGATGACCTTggggccgccgctgccggcctcctctcccacGCCAACGAGGCGCTCCGATCCGTTGATGCCGAGGGTGAAGAAGGGGATGGGGACCGCTCTTCCCAACCCTCTGACTCTGCCTCCGGTGCCTCTTGGCGTTCGTCCCTTCCGTCGAAGAAGTACACCCGTTTTGAGGCGCAGGTTCTGGCGCTCCGTGCCGACCCTACCACATTCACCGAGGAGCCTGAGGATGCCGAAGGATTCACCAGGTGGCAAGAGGCATTCAACCTGGATGAGAGAAAAGAGGAGATCGATGGGGTGCTCAGGGAGAGCCCTGGGCTGGAGAGCTTCGTGGAAAGGCTTGTGCCCTCAGTGGTAGCCTATGATACCTTCTGGTGCAGGTATTTCTTTGCCGTTGACAAGCTCAGGCAGGCAGAGGATGTTCGTACAAAACTGGTTAGCAGGGCCATGTCGaaggaggatgaggaagagCTTAGCTGGGAGgttgatgatgaggaggaggatagTAATGGTGATCGCAAAGAAGACGCGGACACCACAGTAGATAAGAAAGAGGAGCAAATTGATCAGCCTGTTAGCCATGAAGCAAAAGGTCATGGAAAACAAACAGCAGTGGATGGAGAAATTGTGGTTGAAGATAAGGAGACACCTTTGGCAGCTAGAAATGATGATAGTGGTGAACACAATGGTGAGGCATTGATACCAACGCCAAGCAGTGTCACAGGTCGGGAAGAGAAGACTGAACCCAGTGACTCATCTAAGGAGAGTGATCTTTCAGTGGTGTCTCAGCCATCAATGCTGGAGGAAGATATCAGCTGGGAGGAGATTGAGGATGTAGGCGATCAAGATGAGAAGAAAGGGGCGAGCCCACGGTCAAGCTCTACTAGCAAGGCGGAAGATATCCGAAAACGGCTGAATTCTGTTGAAGATGATGAGGAGCTGAGTTGGGATGTCGATGAGTAA